AATCCCATCTTTGGAGGATTGGATCGCAAATATTTGGTAGATGATTTCGTAGGGTTTCTCGATCCCTCGCCATCTCATTAGATAGTTTTCCTGGGAGGATTTAGGGTTTGAGTCGGGAGATTCGGTGGATTGTTCTATTTGGTGTGAAATTCAGCCTGTTGTTCAAGCATCTTCCTTTGATCGGAAAAGGGTGATTAGCTAGAGCAGAAAAGATGAAGCCGAGGAGCAAACCAGATGAAAATGAGGCTGACTTCTTCCCTTGCCCTCCGAGGAAAAACTGGTCTGTTGGGTTGATCAAATTCATCTCTTTTCTGGTCATATTCATGGTCGGGGTCGTCATAGGCTTGTCAGCGAGTGGTCGCTTCACCCGTTCCTTCAATTCACAGACCGAAATCTTTTTCCCGAGTACAATGTACATGGCCAACTGTGataaggagtttttgagcttcaAGAGTTTTGTGACTCCTGAGCATTTGATGCATAGTATGACAGACGAAGAGCTATTCTGGAGAGCTTCTATGGTGCCGAAGATGGAAGAGTATCATTCAAAGGGTGCCAAAGGTGGCCTTCATATTCATGACAAGAGGGCCTCTGCCCTTAGTGCAACTGTGGGACAGATTCTTCAAAGGCCATGAGGGGTTGTATTCAGTATATGTCCACACACTTCCTGATTACAAACTTAATGTCTCCGAAAGTTCCGCGTTCTACGGTGGCAGATCCCTAGCGAGGTGAgattcatcttttgtttttgaaATGATGTCTCCTGTGTATACTTAGTATCAAAGGTTAAAATCATAATTGAAGTGCTATCCAGTGCCGTGTCAAGCTTTGCAGATGCATGAAGCTTTCACTGGTTTTATTATTCCTAGCAATCTACTCTTTTTATTCCAAGCAATCTACTCTTATTATTCGATCGAACTGATATTTAACTCAAAATGCTACtatataatgaaaatatttgaaaattcagAATATCATCTCCCTATCCGACGGGATCCTGAACATTCGGGTCCCGACACTTGTCGGGTACGGGATCGGGAAAAAAATTGATTCTCAAATTTTATTGGGACGGGAATTGGATAAAATGATTATGGGACGGGTCCCTACCCGATTCCACCCTTATAGATATCTGTAAAGGCAACTTACTTGACATATAGAAGTATCTATTTCAAATAAAGAGTTATCACGTATTTGATTAGAACAACCATAAATTGGCTCAATGATCTCATTAATTTTGCACCCCCCAAGTTACAGTTGATAGGGTACCCATGCAATCTCCTAAGTATCCATATCCATAGTTTGATTTCACATATTGTAAGATATTTTCCTTAAATACAGTGATAAATCTAGGTTATTGAATTACTAGACCACCCATTTCGAGTACTTTCAAATTATCCTTGATAGTTGGTGAAAGATTTATGTGAAATTATCCTTGATAGTTGGTGAAAGATTTATGTGAAACTAAAGTGTTCATTCTCAAGATTAATCGGCTCAAAGGATTGAATACCTAGTGCtagcttaaaaaaaaatctcaattttgCTAATTTATATCTTATAAACACAAAGGAAAGCTCCAAAATCAAGCATGGCCATAGACTACAATCAAAGACTTATTGTTCCTGTGCTTTACCGGTTAAACTAAATAGCCTCAACTTAGTTAACCCATATCATTCCCTAATGATGTTATCGAAAGTTGTAAACCCAAATCACCGTCTTCCATCTTCCTTTGTTAGTTTTACATTACCTAATTTTTTCAAATGCATCAAGCCCTTCAAACTAGCTAAACCTGTCATCCTTTATTAGATTACATACAAAGTTCACCATTTGCATGTTGGGTTGCCCAAGAATTCACTTCCCATTGGGTCTTCAGTTCTTCGAATGCATTCATTTATTGTCATTCACTAGGACACATAAATTGCTCTACTTGTTCTCGATTATCAAAGAACTCAGCATATAAACAACTTTATGTTTCTCATTCTGGAATCCTCCCTGCTAGGTTTTTTAGGTCTCTGAGATTTCCCAAACCGTCATCCATTGTCTCCTACCTCAAAGCTCACTTCATACTAGACCCTAAGTCATTGAACCAACTGGATAGCCCTAACTCAACCATCAACTTTACCTTATTCTTTTTAAGCCAAAACTATATCATTATTTAAAAACAAGGCAACATTTATGCACATGCCCCCTCTCGGATGATGATTTAACAAGGTACTTCAACACAAATctgtttaaagtaaaaaaatttctaCTTTCAAGAATACctataaaaatttgtaaaaactcGTTTAAACCAAGGAGAAAATTTTAACATCAACTGTGAATTTCAGATTTGTTGCAACTCTGACGATTCAACCACCCCGAGGCGAAGGTAAGCAAGACCTCGTTTGGCGTGGTCGCTATACAATAGTTAATCCATGTACGAAACTCTGCTTTCCGAAGAAACCAGCCTCATCATCGGGCAGAGCGAGCGGAAGCCAGAAGAAGCAGCACTGCTGTGCATACAATTCCTGCAAAAGCAAGAGCAATTAGTGCATAATTATGAGGCCAATAAGGATGAACAATGCCAATCCAAGAGGTACACAACAATAACAAcagccacctcctcctcctcctccagaaCCAGCAGCGATGAAACGCTCTGAAAGGCCTCCTCGTCCATTCAATGCGCCTTGTCAAGGTCCATGGAGTTTGACAACGAACGGCTTCCTTTTATCGAGAAACAGGATGAAGCTGTGGCTCCCCATGCCGAGGAAGAGTTAATACAACTGACGTGGTTTCACGTGACTGTGCGTGGGGGCGAACCGAGGCGGAGAGGGGCAGCTTCTCAACCCGCGCGGCCCAAGTCATGACCGGCTATTCCTTCCTTCTCTCGAAGCCCAAACGTCAACCCCATGCCATGGCATGGCATGGCCTAGCAGTAAGTAGTGGGGCTTTCGGTTAATGGAGACCAGAGGATCAGTGCGAATGAACCAATACTGCTGGCCTTGGGAAAAGGGCCCGAGGGTCAGAGGAAAAGGGTGAATGGGAGGAGTGgggggtggtggtggtggtggtcgaaatgGAATAGATTAGGTCTTTGATGGCAATGAGTGTGGCTTCCTACCCTGAGCCCCGAGGGCAGCAGGCCATGCCTAGTAAAGATGGCCAAAGCACTTCTTGCCTTGTCCTTCTGATTAAGACCCCTCCTCTCTACTACTGCTGCTGCCTTTGCTGCTACGCTCACATTCCCTTCCTCCTCCACTCACTTATTCTTCTCAACCACCATTCCCTTTCCTCTACCTCTCCTATATAAACCTGCTGCTCCAGTCGTCCCTTTTAAGTTAAGAGCACAACAATGATGGAGGTTTGTATGTGTGTTAGATTTGGCTTTGTTAGTGTGCATGTAAGTAAACTTAGAGTTCAATTTTGGTCAATGTTAGGAGTGCATGATGAAGCGGCGCCAGGTTCCAGCATTTGGGTACTGGGATTACTGCGACGAGCTCCCCGTCACCCATTACTTCGAGCTGCAGGCCGGGCTGATCCGTGGTCATTATTATGGTGATCATGAACATGAGGGCGTCTTCAGTGCGCCGACTCATACAGCACCAGTCTATCAACACCACCATAGAAAGGTACTTACGGATCGCTATGACAGTTTATACTCTAGACCCAAGTCTGATGCTATTCTTCTGCAAATTGTGGATGTTTTTTCAGGCCAAGAAAGTTGGTAATGCGACGGGGGATCATAAACCGTACGCGAAAGAGCAAAAGGGGAAGCAAGTGAGGGTCGTCGCTGATCTCAAACAGCAAGCGACTCCGAGAAGGTCCAGAGCATCCAAGGCTGTAGACGAGGACTTGTACAAGATCCCTCCTGAGCTCCTGTGCCAAAAGCCCAAGAGGGTGGGTTTCTCCGCCTTGTTCCTGACTTTATCTAGTTCCACGATTTGTGTGTTTTGCTGATGGCGATGTGACTGTGTGCAGAAGAGGTCGTTGAAGAACTTGTGGTCAGGATGTATGGGACTCAACAGCGGTCGCTTAAGAAGCTAAAGACGGACGTAGCTTTTTGTGTGCTTCGGTTGTTGCTGTTGTTTCCTATCTTTCTTTTGGTCAGTTGGATGGGATATAACATCGAACTGATTACTACTAAAATGACAAGTATCTGTGTTGCGTATCTACCTACACGGTGGAATTTAATGTAAGAATGGACATCGATGTGATATCGATCTACATTTACCAGTATCTCTGCTGTGAATCTTGCTGGTTAACCATCCGAGTGTTCGTAATAGATTCAGTTATCTCAGAGCTGGACTCCATCACATCAAATAAATTTTGCTTTTACTCTTCTACCTTTCTCGAGGACCCTCCGCTCCATGGCAAAGCAGCTTCAactgaaatttttaaattttattcttcAGAGATTTAAGACTACCGGTAAACAAACTGCATATGATGACATAGAAGCATGTGCTGTACAGCTTTTATTAAAacgaaattgaaaaaaaaatacaggTAGGACTTGTCAGCTTTGGATAGTTAAAGGAGGGGCAAATACTTTGGTTAATAGCTACATTTGTTGTCATCTTTTGCCCCACATAGGACAGTTCTGATGGTATTCTGGCTTTGTCACAAAGGGTGTTAGGCTTTTGAATTCCCCTTCTGTGGAAACTTTCTCAAGTTGGGTCTGATGCAAAAGCTGGGATCCGATGGAATATGTTTGGCATTGAGTTAGCATGCATGTGACTCGTATAGAGGCTTTAATGAGAATGACGTTCGTTATAATCAAATGTAGCATTATTTTAATGGCTGAGTTAAATACATAGGAGACAAGTTTTGCTAGGATTCGGCAATTTGTAAGGTGATTAATGATATTCTGAGAGTGAGCTCAAAGAGGGCAAAAGTTCTAACACGAAGAAGTGACACAGATGCACTGGTGAAATGTAAAACTAAAATATGAGGGTATCATAATGTCCCAAAGGTATTTAGGAAAAAGAATAACCTTTATATTGAACCTGTGGGTGTGGCCAAACAAAATATATCCCTCTCAAATAAAAGCATTATAATTTggttccttttttctttttaaatcaatttgaaCTGTTAAAAACAAAATATAGTTTATAATGCAATTGAGACTAGAGATCACTTATTGAAGTTCTAGTATTGGGCAATACTGGGAAGTTGCATCTCCATGTTTTTTAATGGAAGTAATTCTAGTGGAGCAAAATGTAATACTAGGCTATTGTTTGTTTTCTTACAAAGAAACAATTGTTTGTTTGAACATGTTAACATTGCAGTGTGCGGTTTTGAGTGGAATTCGGTAGACCACTTTTGATTCCCAATGCTAATTCACAGCAAGATTTTTTGACATTGCAGTCCTTTCTAATTAAATATTCAGAGGGGTAATTGTTGAGATTTTAAGGCATCTCCAATGGAAGGTGtgagaaatttttaaaatctcaaatCTTAAACTAGAAATAAGATTTGAGATTTATAGTTTAAGAATAgtagtaaaaattcaaaatatgtttttttttatcaaaattgatATAATATGCATGGAACCATATAAC
This region of Zingiber officinale cultivar Zhangliang chromosome 9A, Zo_v1.1, whole genome shotgun sequence genomic DNA includes:
- the LOC122019701 gene encoding uncharacterized protein LOC122019701 — protein: MMEECMMKRRQVPAFGYWDYCDELPVTHYFELQAGLIRGHYYGDHEHEGVFSAPTHTAPVYQHHHRKAKKVGNATGDHKPYAKEQKGKQVRVVADLKQQATPRRSRASKAVDEDLYKIPPELLCQKPKRKRSLKNLWSGCMGLNSGRLRS